The following nucleotide sequence is from Dunckerocampus dactyliophorus isolate RoL2022-P2 chromosome 7, RoL_Ddac_1.1, whole genome shotgun sequence.
ATGGACCAATTATAGCCATAGTAGACATACACAATATAGGCTGCTAGGgatatttcagtcattttttttggtctaaTTCGAATATAATGCTGTAGTATGTAGGCACACAGCAAGAAGTACTGTTGGGGTGGTAAGATATCCAGAATGTGCAAATATGGCAAACAAATGTGCAGAAAATGAGTGCAAATCATGCAATGATGCAAGATAAGGTTATGATCTGGCAATGAATAATCGGCACGTGTATGTTTATGATAAGTTGCGCTGGTCCCTGACctgttttttacattaacaTACAACAaagcccccctccctccctgcaGTGGTTGTATAGCCAAAACAAAACCTGCAAATCCCTCAAAATACCGTCAACAGCGACGATAGCTGATAGATAGTGTGTATAAATATAGAGGAAGGTGCCCCCCCTCTCCACCGTGCGCGTAAAGATCAGTGCGCAGCAGCCCCCCTCGCCCATTGAGCGCGTCCCCACGGGCCGCCACCGGAACGGAGCCAATACAGAGGGAGGGGAGGCGTGTCTTCTCGCCGGCCCAAGACCTCCCAGAGCAGCTCCGCTCGCCGACCGGGGCTCTAAAGCCCGCAGACCTCCGAGGCTCTCGTCACTTCTCCAAGTCGGAGCCATGGCGACAACAGCTCAGTACATCCCGCGGAATAACTCCTTGCCGTCCAACCCGCTCATGCATCCGGACTCGGACAGGATGCACCAGGGGACCACCTACCGGGAggtgcagaaaatgatgcaccACGAGTACCTGCAGGGGCTGGCGGCCACCAACACGGGACACCCGATGAGCCTGACGCACCACCAGTGGCTGCCCACCTCCAACACCGACTGGTCGAGCGGCACTCACCTCGGCCAGCAGGATCACAAAGGCGGCGTGCAGGCGAGCCGGGAGGACCTGAGCAGCGGCTTTCACCACAGATCCCACCTGGTGCACCAGCAGACACAGGGAGCCCACCACGGCTCCTGGGCTCCAGCCACCACGCACCACTTGTCCCCGCTGTCCCCTGCGTCCGGCGGCCACCAGCCCCTGGTCTACTCGCAGCCGGGATACACGAACCTCAACGCCATGCTGGGCAGCCCCCAGCCGGGCGCCTTGCACCACGGCATGCGGGAGCCCCTCCACGACGATTCGGCCGGCCACGACAGCCAGATGGAGTCCCCCCAGCAGGCGTTCAGCCACCACCAGGACCACTCGGACGAGGACGCGCCCAGCTCCGACGACCTGGAGCAGTTCGCCAAGCAGTTCAAGCAGCGGCGGATCAAGCTGGGCTTCACGCAGGCGGACGTGGGCCTGGCCCTGGGCACCCTGTACGGGAACGTCTTTTCGCAGACCACAATCTGCAGGTTCGAGGCGCTGCAGCTGAGCTTCAAGAACATGTGCAAGCTGAAGCCGCTGCTGAACAAGTGGCTGGAGGAGACAGACTCCAACACGGGCAGCCCCACCAACTTGGACAAGATCGCCGCGCAGGGCCGGAAACGGAAGAAGAGGACCTCCATCGAGGTGGGCGTCAAAGGGGCGCTGGAGAACCATTTCTTGAAATGCCCCAAGCCGTCCGCGCACGAAATCAGCACTTTAGCCGGCACGCTGCAGCTGGAGAAGGAGGTGGTGCGCGTTTGGTTTTGCAACCGGAGACAAAAGGAGAAACGCATGACGCCCGTGGGGGTCCCGCACCCCAACATGGAGGACGTATATTCCCAAGCGGAGACACCCCCCCTGCACCGCACACTACAGAGTCCTGTCCAGTGACTGACGGAACCCCCCCATCACCACCTCGCTGCTCCCACCTCATCCTGGCTGTGCGTACAGAGGGGACAAACAAGGGGGGGCTGTGGAGTTTACACTATTTAAGTTTT
It contains:
- the pou3f1 gene encoding POU domain, class 3, transcription factor 1 → MATTAQYIPRNNSLPSNPLMHPDSDRMHQGTTYREVQKMMHHEYLQGLAATNTGHPMSLTHHQWLPTSNTDWSSGTHLGQQDHKGGVQASREDLSSGFHHRSHLVHQQTQGAHHGSWAPATTHHLSPLSPASGGHQPLVYSQPGYTNLNAMLGSPQPGALHHGMREPLHDDSAGHDSQMESPQQAFSHHQDHSDEDAPSSDDLEQFAKQFKQRRIKLGFTQADVGLALGTLYGNVFSQTTICRFEALQLSFKNMCKLKPLLNKWLEETDSNTGSPTNLDKIAAQGRKRKKRTSIEVGVKGALENHFLKCPKPSAHEISTLAGTLQLEKEVVRVWFCNRRQKEKRMTPVGVPHPNMEDVYSQAETPPLHRTLQSPVQ